From a region of the Butyrivibrio sp. AE3004 genome:
- a CDS encoding DUF4153 domain-containing protein: MGNQGFGNNDVYDTESGGEAVIQGNEYGVPEYGKTQFGPATYAGTGSTMSRTKPDGVSFAKYGIIALIYAVVRTICLYQNTSGITYPIYMAVTLFLLEWARKRDGFSIFYSKAGKRGLNIFYIISLMLLSISKCMTANAELLWINEFAIDLLMVCFLLHMYVDTNNWDIIGWFNAVVLTMIRPLANIADPVRDLIEWVTTHGKTINAEKKKNIMAAVIGVCISIPLLAFVIVLLASADAIFSDVLRHAFDFIYEFENIWDVFGIGVMLIWSVWLFYTVVKALSKDSFINEDNKNAGFNPIIAITFSGLLCMVYLFFSVIQIVFLFMGNMTLPAKYTYAEYAHEGFYQLLAVALINLLMVTLCQRLFKKSRVLRVVLIIIGLCTYIMLASSAFRMFMYIKAYNLTFMRVFVLWFLAVMALCLSYLIAGMFIGQLPVFNLCMITVTVMYLIFVFSNPDYQVARYDLARMGEKTAVGPEWDSSLSYYLINEVSEDAVPAFAGNKDLLHEFASSYDHDYRDNKGKYNKIREFNFSKYRAYKILAEATK; encoded by the coding sequence ATGGGAAATCAGGGATTTGGGAACAATGATGTATATGATACGGAATCGGGAGGAGAGGCAGTTATACAGGGAAATGAATACGGAGTACCTGAATACGGTAAAACCCAGTTTGGACCTGCAACTTATGCGGGGACAGGCAGCACTATGAGTAGAACTAAGCCTGACGGAGTTTCTTTTGCGAAGTATGGAATAATAGCATTGATATATGCAGTGGTCCGGACGATATGCCTGTATCAAAATACATCGGGGATAACATATCCGATTTATATGGCGGTAACACTTTTCCTTTTAGAATGGGCGAGAAAACGGGACGGTTTTTCTATTTTTTATAGTAAAGCCGGAAAAAGAGGGCTCAATATATTTTATATAATTTCATTAATGCTTCTTTCGATTTCAAAGTGCATGACTGCGAACGCAGAACTGCTGTGGATAAATGAATTTGCAATAGATCTGCTTATGGTTTGCTTTTTACTCCATATGTATGTGGATACAAATAACTGGGATATAATCGGGTGGTTTAACGCGGTAGTGCTAACTATGATCAGACCTTTGGCGAATATTGCCGATCCTGTAAGAGATCTTATAGAATGGGTCACAACCCATGGAAAGACAATAAATGCTGAGAAAAAGAAGAATATTATGGCAGCTGTTATAGGTGTATGCATATCAATTCCGCTACTGGCTTTTGTTATAGTTCTTCTTGCATCGGCTGATGCTATTTTTTCAGATGTTTTGAGACATGCATTTGATTTTATATATGAGTTTGAAAATATCTGGGATGTCTTTGGAATAGGGGTTATGCTCATCTGGTCGGTATGGCTTTTCTATACTGTTGTCAAGGCTCTTAGCAAAGACAGCTTTATTAACGAAGACAATAAAAATGCTGGATTTAATCCTATTATAGCTATTACATTTTCAGGTCTTCTTTGCATGGTTTATCTGTTTTTCAGTGTTATACAGATTGTCTTTTTGTTTATGGGCAATATGACTCTGCCTGCAAAATATACCTATGCAGAATATGCGCACGAAGGATTCTATCAGCTTCTTGCGGTTGCACTAATTAATCTGCTAATGGTTACCTTGTGTCAAAGATTATTTAAAAAGAGCAGGGTACTGAGGGTTGTTCTGATAATAATTGGACTATGTACATATATCATGCTGGCATCGAGTGCCTTTAGAATGTTTATGTACATAAAAGCATATAACCTCACCTTTATGAGAGTTTTTGTTTTATGGTTCCTTGCAGTGATGGCACTATGTCTTTCCTACCTGATTGCAGGGATGTTTATCGGACAGCTTCCTGTTTTTAATTTGTGTATGATCACCGTCACAGTTATGTATCTGATATTTGTATTTTCAAATCCGGATTATCAGGTTGCACGTTATGACCTTGCTCGTATGGGAGAAAAGACTGCAGTGGGACCTGAATGGGACAGCTCTTTAAGCTATTATCTTATCAATGAAGTATCCGAAGATGCTGTTCCGGCATTTGCAGGAAACAAAGACTTATTGCATGAATTCGCATCAAGTTATGATCATGACTATCGGGATAATAAAGGAAAGTATAATAAGATAAGGGAATTCAATTTTTCAAAGTACAGAGCCTATAAAATTCTTGCCGAAGCAACAAAATAA
- a CDS encoding DUF2975 domain-containing protein — protein MSDKLNIWFKRFLDIALVIGMVIEITVPFGLRKAVDSVVFALGDATEYAEIKNNYLFAVISIMLAGAFSLLILFELRKMMKTVIEDNCFIHENVTSLYRMGNYAFAIAAIKILRNFVYFTPASIVVAAVFLFAGILSKVLAKVFDKAVNYKEENDLTI, from the coding sequence ATGAGTGATAAATTAAATATTTGGTTCAAAAGATTTCTTGATATAGCATTGGTGATTGGAATGGTAATTGAGATTACAGTTCCTTTTGGTCTTAGAAAAGCAGTGGATAGCGTAGTTTTTGCTTTGGGAGATGCTACTGAATATGCTGAAATCAAAAACAATTATTTATTTGCCGTGATATCAATCATGCTGGCAGGCGCTTTTTCACTCTTGATTCTTTTTGAACTTAGAAAAATGATGAAGACAGTGATAGAAGACAACTGCTTTATTCATGAGAATGTGACAAGTCTTTATCGTATGGGAAATTACGCCTTTGCAATAGCAGCGATAAAAATTCTCAGGAACTTCGTTTATTTTACTCCTGCTTCGATTGTAGTTGCTGCAGTTTTCCTTTTTGCAGGTATTCTTAGCAAAGTACTGGCAAAGGTCTTTGACAAAGCAGTCAACTACAAGGAAGAAAATGATCTGACAATTTAG
- a CDS encoding low molecular weight protein-tyrosine-phosphatase, giving the protein MAEFIMKDIVRKQKMEDKFHIESSATHTDEIWNGQGSPVYPPAREKLREHGIGTSDNELGVSAKRARLTSRNDYSKFDYIVGMDSANIRDLKRLFNGDPEGKVYKMLEFADRSGDVADPWYTGNFDDTWVDCSEGCHGLFRSIVTNPEYMEELSEGFDFEDGIEDDFRDLGLIHDDFPKG; this is encoded by the coding sequence ATGGCAGAATTTATTATGAAGGATATTGTCCGTAAACAGAAAATGGAAGATAAGTTTCATATTGAATCATCTGCGACACATACAGATGAAATATGGAATGGACAGGGAAGCCCGGTATATCCTCCGGCAAGGGAGAAGCTACGTGAACATGGCATAGGAACTTCCGATAATGAGCTTGGGGTTTCAGCAAAGAGAGCCAGACTTACGTCCCGGAATGATTACTCCAAATTTGATTATATAGTAGGAATGGACAGCGCAAATATCAGGGATTTAAAGAGATTGTTTAACGGGGACCCGGAAGGCAAGGTATATAAGATGCTGGAGTTTGCAGACAGAAGCGGGGATGTAGCTGATCCCTGGTATACAGGTAATTTTGATGATACGTGGGTTGACTGTTCTGAGGGATGTCATGGCCTCTTCAGAAGTATTGTAACTAATCCTGAATACATGGAAGAGTTAAGCGAGGGATTTGATTTTGAAGATGGAATTGAGGACGACTTTAGAGACCTTGGACTTATTCATGACGATTTTCCAAAGGGCTGA
- the rbr gene encoding rubrerythrin, whose translation MAENNKWRCRADDLKGTQTEKNLLAAFAGESEARNKYTFFASKAKKDGYVQISNIFAETAANEKEHAEIWYKILTGIGSTIENLKVAAEGEGYEWKEMYPSFAKTAREEGFDEIAELFESVAAIEKEHEERYKQLLKNIEDKVVFSRDGDAIWQCSNCGHIVIGPDAPEVCPVCNHPQAYFQLKPENY comes from the coding sequence ATGGCAGAAAATAACAAGTGGAGATGCAGAGCTGACGACCTTAAGGGTACTCAGACGGAAAAAAACCTGCTTGCAGCATTTGCAGGAGAATCAGAGGCAAGAAACAAATATACTTTCTTCGCTTCAAAGGCAAAAAAAGATGGTTATGTTCAGATTTCCAATATTTTTGCGGAAACCGCTGCCAATGAAAAAGAGCATGCGGAAATCTGGTATAAAATCCTGACCGGTATAGGCAGTACGATTGAAAACCTGAAGGTTGCTGCCGAAGGTGAGGGCTATGAATGGAAAGAAATGTATCCCTCCTTTGCCAAGACAGCACGGGAAGAAGGATTCGATGAGATTGCTGAGTTGTTCGAAAGTGTTGCTGCTATCGAAAAAGAACATGAGGAGCGCTACAAACAGCTTCTTAAGAATATAGAGGATAAGGTTGTTTTCTCAAGAGATGGCGATGCCATCTGGCAATGCAGTAACTGCGGACATATCGTTATCGGTCCCGATGCACCTGAAGTTTGCCCTGTATGCAACCATCCTCAGGCTTATTTCCAGTTAAAGCCCGAAAACTATTAA
- a CDS encoding helix-turn-helix domain-containing protein, with translation MAIIVNLDVMMAKRKIGLTELAGKVDITLANLSILKNNKAKAVRFQTLEAICRELNCQPGDILEYVPDDSTDD, from the coding sequence ATGGCAATCATAGTCAATTTGGATGTGATGATGGCAAAGCGGAAAATAGGACTTACAGAGCTTGCGGGAAAAGTAGATATAACACTTGCCAATCTTTCAATTTTAAAAAATAACAAAGCAAAGGCTGTCAGATTTCAAACACTGGAGGCGATATGCAGAGAATTGAATTGTCAGCCGGGAGATATATTGGAATATGTACCGGATGATAGTACTGATGATTGA
- a CDS encoding YkgJ family cysteine cluster protein — protein MLRDVDLKDISDGKLYDIGDMAKLGVDDCSGCHACCCGMGDSITLDPYDVFRLEKGLGKTFEELLSENLELRVADGIILPCLKMMSGKSQNQTGRNEERSISDKESCTFLNDAGRCSIHPFRPGICRLFPLGRIFENNTHRYFLQVNECHKERQTKIKIKKWIDTPELGRYEAYIDKWHYFIKNISDKAEDMPEVELKAVNMQILQNFFIAPYDINSDFYEQFYGRLEAVACR, from the coding sequence ATGTTACGAGATGTTGATTTAAAAGATATATCGGATGGTAAACTTTATGACATAGGCGATATGGCTAAGCTTGGTGTTGATGATTGCAGCGGATGCCATGCCTGCTGTTGCGGAATGGGAGATTCAATTACACTGGACCCTTATGATGTTTTCCGATTGGAAAAAGGATTGGGGAAGACTTTTGAGGAACTTCTTTCTGAGAATCTTGAACTTCGAGTAGCGGATGGAATTATACTTCCATGTCTAAAAATGATGAGCGGTAAGAGCCAAAACCAAACAGGAAGAAACGAAGAGCGTTCTATATCGGATAAAGAGAGCTGTACGTTTCTTAATGATGCGGGCAGATGCAGTATCCATCCTTTCAGACCCGGGATCTGCAGATTGTTCCCTCTTGGAAGGATTTTTGAAAATAATACACACAGATATTTTTTACAGGTGAATGAATGCCATAAGGAGAGACAGACTAAGATTAAAATCAAGAAATGGATTGACACACCTGAGCTTGGCCGTTATGAAGCATATATTGATAAATGGCACTATTTTATCAAAAATATATCGGATAAAGCAGAGGATATGCCTGAAGTTGAACTCAAGGCTGTTAATATGCAGATTCTTCAGAACTTCTTTATTGCTCCGTATGATATCAACTCGGACTTTTATGAGCAGTTTTATGGTAGATTGGAAGCTGTTGCATGCAGATAA
- a CDS encoding peptide deformylase produces MVKHIVRDPMFLQLKSEPATEDDKQVVQDLIDTLNANRDRCVGMAANMIGVRKQIIVVAMGPFSVPMINPVITKKAGRYETKESCLSLEGVRSCTRYKEIEVDYLDQNFEKKHGKYTDFTAQIIQHEIQHFSGELI; encoded by the coding sequence ATGGTTAAACATATAGTAAGAGATCCGATGTTTTTACAGTTAAAATCAGAGCCTGCAACAGAAGATGATAAGCAGGTTGTACAGGATCTTATTGATACATTAAATGCAAACAGGGACAGATGCGTTGGCATGGCTGCTAATATGATAGGAGTGAGAAAGCAGATCATAGTTGTGGCTATGGGACCATTTTCTGTTCCTATGATAAATCCTGTTATTACAAAAAAAGCCGGAAGGTATGAAACCAAGGAAAGCTGTCTTTCTTTAGAGGGAGTAAGATCTTGTACTCGCTATAAGGAAATAGAGGTGGATTATCTTGATCAGAATTTTGAAAAGAAACATGGCAAATATACGGACTTTACAGCTCAGATAATCCAGCACGAGATTCAGCACTTTAGTGGTGAGCTGATTTAA
- a CDS encoding desulfoferrodoxin family protein: MKIFKCEKCGNMVIKINNAACSPVCCGDPMTELIPGTSDGATEKHVPVATVDGNKVTVTVGEVEHPMMENHYIQYIWLETDKGFMQKNLKPDQKPCAEFILADGEKAIAVYEYCNLHGLWKADI, from the coding sequence ATGAAGATTTTTAAATGTGAAAAATGCGGTAACATGGTCATCAAGATTAACAACGCAGCCTGTTCTCCCGTGTGCTGTGGTGATCCGATGACAGAACTTATCCCCGGAACATCTGACGGTGCAACAGAGAAGCATGTTCCTGTTGCAACTGTAGACGGAAACAAGGTTACCGTAACAGTAGGTGAAGTTGAGCATCCTATGATGGAAAATCACTATATCCAGTACATTTGGCTTGAGACTGATAAGGGCTTTATGCAAAAGAACCTCAAACCCGATCAGAAACCGTGCGCAGAGTTTATTCTTGCTGATGGTGAAAAAGCTATTGCTGTTTATGAGTACTGCAACCTCCACGGACTTTGGAAGGCTGATATCTGA
- a CDS encoding PHP domain-containing protein → MNYLYETHLHTAEASACSCTPAVDYIEYMMGLGYSGMIVTDHFFTGNSCVPKNLPWRERVELYCSGYEHALKEAEGYDFNVMFGIEYNFQGDEYLLYGVDKKWLLENEDIEQKSRKEVYDLVHAAGGIMIQAHPYRERGYLSAIHLMPSVCDGAEVYNSGNPDYQNALGFKYAKDNNFLMSAGSDIHAFPQLSMGAMSFPYKINSIEEYVRAFMAGDGTPMFRINPKDDSTVFSEVEKSEAMTKITKQAELPVILH, encoded by the coding sequence ATGAATTATTTATATGAGACACATCTTCATACAGCTGAGGCCAGTGCATGCTCATGCACGCCGGCAGTAGACTATATTGAGTATATGATGGGACTTGGCTATAGTGGCATGATTGTAACGGATCATTTCTTTACAGGTAACAGCTGTGTTCCTAAGAACCTTCCGTGGAGAGAGAGGGTTGAGCTGTACTGCAGTGGTTATGAGCATGCTCTTAAGGAGGCTGAGGGCTATGATTTCAACGTTATGTTTGGAATAGAATACAATTTTCAGGGAGATGAGTACCTTCTTTACGGGGTGGATAAGAAATGGCTCTTGGAAAATGAAGACATAGAGCAAAAATCCCGCAAGGAAGTATATGATCTGGTCCATGCTGCCGGCGGAATCATGATCCAGGCTCATCCATATCGGGAGAGAGGATATTTATCCGCGATACATCTGATGCCTTCTGTGTGTGATGGAGCGGAGGTTTATAATTCCGGCAATCCCGATTATCAGAATGCACTTGGTTTTAAATATGCGAAGGACAATAATTTTCTCATGTCAGCGGGGTCTGATATTCATGCGTTTCCTCAGCTTTCGATGGGCGCTATGAGTTTTCCTTATAAAATCAACAGTATTGAGGAATACGTCAGAGCCTTTATGGCGGGGGACGGAACGCCCATGTTCAGAATTAATCCTAAGGATGACAGTACTGTTTTTTCTGAAGTGGAAAAATCCGAAGCTATGACAAAGATTACTAAACAGGCTGAACTGCCTGTGATATTGCATTAA